The genomic DNA TGCGACTCCCAACATCATGGCTGGCAATACCGTGATGGTGAAGCATGCGAACAATGTGCCTCAATGTGCTGAGGCGATCGCTGAGTTGTTCTCGCAGTGCGGACTTCCCGACGGTGTTTACACGAACTTGTTCATTCCCACTGACTTCGTTGAAGACATTGTGTCGGACGCGCGTGTTCAAGGCGTTTCGCTGACAGGCAGCGAAAAGGCGGGAGCGGCGGTTGCAGCATTGGCTGGTAAGAATCTCAAACGCAGTGTGCTCGAACTCGGCGGGAATGATCCGTTCATCGTTTTGGAAGATGCCGATTTGGAAAAGACAGTCGAGTTGGCGGTTAAGGGACGAATGGTAAATGCGGGGCAATCGTGCGTTGCCTCAAAACGATTTATCGTGGTCGCAGAAGTGGCTGACAAATTTCTATCGGCCTTCAAGGAACAGATGTCGCAACTGAAGATGGGTAACCCGTTGGACGAAGAGACAACGTTGTCTCCTTTGTCGACCGAAGAGGCTGCAGTGAAGTTGCAGAAGCAAGTCCAGGGAACCATCAATGCAGGAGCGACGGTTGTCCTCGGTGGTGATCGACCGGATCGCCAAGGTGCGTACTTCAACCCCACAATCCTGTCTGATATTACGCCAGACATGCCCACGTTCGATCAGGAACTGTTCGGTCCGGTTGCAAGCGTCTATGTAGTCAAAGACGAAGCTGAAGCCATTGAGCTTGCCAACAATTCTTCCTATGGACTTGGCGGTAGCATCTACACGCAAGACATCGAGCGAGGGCGTCGCGTCGCTGAACAAATCGAAACAGGTATGGTCTTCATCAATCAGCCCACTAAATCTCAAGCAGAATTGCCGTTTGGCGGCATCAAGAATTCCGGTTACGGAAGGGAGTTATCGCATCTCGGCATCCTCGAATTTGTCAACAAGAAAATCATCCACCTGGGTAACAGAAAATAGAGCTATCAACAAATAACAAAACAGTGCCATAGGATTCAATTCACGCATTCGGCTTCACATTTCGTTGAGTCGACGGAGCATCTACCAAATGGAGTCTGACATGAGTACATCTACAACAACAAGCAACCGTGAAGTTCATCTTCATTCTCGTCCAGACGGTAAGCCGTCGCCTTCGGACTTTAAATTAATAACGA from Rubinisphaera italica includes the following:
- a CDS encoding NAD-dependent succinate-semialdehyde dehydrogenase, encoding MTIISINPATNEELETYTALSKDDVVDAIGKSHHAYQSWRKTSFDERKKALLKFAELLRKDADEFARTITLDMGKRISESQYEIEYCASIAEYYANGAEKFLADQPMKDVDADAYLHYEPLGVLMGVMPWNFPFYQVIRFATPNIMAGNTVMVKHANNVPQCAEAIAELFSQCGLPDGVYTNLFIPTDFVEDIVSDARVQGVSLTGSEKAGAAVAALAGKNLKRSVLELGGNDPFIVLEDADLEKTVELAVKGRMVNAGQSCVASKRFIVVAEVADKFLSAFKEQMSQLKMGNPLDEETTLSPLSTEEAAVKLQKQVQGTINAGATVVLGGDRPDRQGAYFNPTILSDITPDMPTFDQELFGPVASVYVVKDEAEAIELANNSSYGLGGSIYTQDIERGRRVAEQIETGMVFINQPTKSQAELPFGGIKNSGYGRELSHLGILEFVNKKIIHLGNRK